TGTCGCTTTTGTGGCAAGCCACGCGGCACTTTCAATCAGAGCATCTTATTCCGACAGCCGCATAATGCCCATCCAGGTGGGGCTTAGTGAGCTAATTAAACAAGCCGATTATGCTCCGACATTCCGCTGACCTTGGTCACCCCATCCCACCAccagccacccaccacccacttagAGTCCATCTCGGTAAAGTTTGCCACAACTCCTAACCAACTCGACCCGAGAACATTTCTCCAGTTATCAACTTTCTGCACATATTGTCAGAGGTGTTTAAAAGTCTGGGTCACTGTGGGGTTAAGTGGGCGTCGGGGAATcctgggggcgtggccgtaGTCTGATGAGCGGCATTCGCTACTTGCTCGGTATTAGAAACTTTGCGAAAcggcaaaaaaccaaaagtttCCAATTTGGTAGCACAGAAAATATTGTTGTAGGAATTTGCTTAACTCACACTCGACGAACAAaaaatgcactttaaaaaCTCAGATAAAAATCTAACCAAATAAGGTGAAAGATGTTTTATGGTATTTCCAGCTTCAACTCTTGACTCCTGAAAGCACTTAGCAATAGTTATAAATTGATTAATGCAGTTAGGTGCAGGCAAATCTTTATTTTTCAACTAATTGGCAAAGTACTTTCAATTTACTTTGATTTCAGCCGAGATCTCTACACACATTTGGCATCTTACAAACGATTTCCCCTAGCTCAACAACTTGGGGCGAATGCAGTTCATTTGCCAACCAAaaattttatgatttatggAAATGTTCAACGTATATTTCTGTGCTGTTCTCCTCCACTTTCAAATGAAAGGGGCGTGATGCCGCCCACATTGTAATACAATCAGGATCTGGCTTGGAATTAAATCTGCTAACCGAGTTATAGCGCTCGATGGTGGAGGGGGAAGAAGAGGTTCTGTTCGGGGGCATTGTTGCATATTCAACAATTGCCACTGCAAACCGACGAAGTAataacaaatgcaaatttcaagCTCAAGAATTTTCGTTTTGCAAAAATtgtgtacatttttttttagctcatattttacttatttgtGCTTTTTGCCATGGCCAACAGTGGCAGGCAAAAGTGTAAATGAGTTTAGCTCGGCCCCCTTCCCCTGacaattgaatttgtttaaattgttGCCTGCTAAATTTGTGAGGGAGCACCGGCATCGCAACCATGCATCAGCAATCAGGAGCGGGGCGATCCACTAAAACTTCAAGTGGAACCACATTGTCCTCCTCGCTGAGAGCCAATATAATCAAGCGGCAGCAGCTGGCAAAAAATGATGTGGCAATGTGTGGGTATGTGTGgaatgcactgagaaaaattcAATAACAGCAGTTGATGATAAACTATTCTTAATTATTGGTTATTAGCTTTATAGATCAACTTCAGTAGGTTgcttaaactttaaatggaTTTCAGTTTGAAGATCAATATTTTGCACATCATTAGTGTCAATTATTTATagcttagtttttttttctctgtagCGAGGGGAGTTGGTGGGCAGCAGGCTGCAGGACTTGGGCACTGATGAGTTCACTTCAGTGAGCAAATGAAACGATATTGTTGTCAATTTAGGTGCAACAAAGAGCAGCAAAGCGTCCCGTCTCTTTCCATCCGCCGGCAGACAAGGACAAGACAAAGCAAACAGCATGCATGatgagagagagagggagagggagtCATGCGGGCCAGCGGATGTCGGAGGGGGAGAGCGATAGCTGGCGTAACAACAAgggcaaacaacaacaaattgcatgTCCTTCCGCCTAAGGTTGCAACACAATATACGATATACAACGCACTCATATTTACTTTGTTCGGAGGATCCTGTTGCAGGTCTCCTCTGTCTCCGTCCCTTTCCTCCCTCCCTCTCCGTCTCGCTTGCACCTGGACCTCGACGAACTCCTCGCCCAGTTGCAACATTAATGAAAACTGCAAGCGACCTGACACAGATATGTACGTGTGTGGGGTGGTGTCCTGGCGGGAAAGCAGAGAAAATGGGTGAGGGGGGGTGGTGCAAAAGGACACGCCGCCGTGACTGCACCTTTATTTACAGAGCCAAGGAACGAAGGAGAGCTCTTCCAGAATTGGACAATATTTTTAGCCATTTTCCTCTCGATGATCAAGGATAATTGCCAACTAAACTGGGCTTACAGCTTCTGGCCATTTAAAGGGAAAAAAGGACTTAAATGTTGCACGGTTTTAGGAAAATTTCATGGTGGCAACATATTTAAAAGTCTTTCAAAGCTATCGCAGGAATATGCTTAGCCGGCCGCAcatcaaataaacaaaaattgtttcgATTTTAAAACGAAATTGAGATAAATGTCCCAAATGATTTATCAAAAAGTTTAACTGACACAGTTCAACAGTTTGACCAGGAATCCTAGATTTCAACGATAAATATCTAGTTCAATGTGATAAATATTTCAGGCAgttcaaaataaattgtaagcCATTTAGTTCCATTTagcattatttaaatataaaatataggtCGCCAAATTATTAGTTGCATCTAAATATGTGTATTAATTAACTTCAAGGCCTAAAAGTTTGAATTATGCGACAGGCAAATGGTTAAACGGCAAAAGAATTCATTTAATCGAAACCCCACACAATTTTAAACCGAAACTAATTGCCACTCTCGGTTTGGCAATtcgaataaaacaaaagcagtgCATGGTCAGAATTGATTTATTATCGATAGATGGGTTGATAAATAGATGggtaaataagttaaataaataaataaattaggcATTACAATTAGGCGTAGACTACAGCTGAGCAGAGCAGTGAGAAATGGCTGTTATCCTGCAGGACccctttaataatttttttttgcactcaCAGCCTGACAACCTCGACGCCCTGGGGCTCAAACAAGGACTCGGCTGCCAATTTGAGCTTCTCGTTGACCAATTTGGCAATTTTGGGCGTGCGTCGCCACACAAACTCGCGGGTGCGGTCGTGATTGTCCTTGCTCTCCACCTCCACCTGTATGTCAAAGGTTGATTGGTCAAAGAATTCGGTTGGGGAAAATGGAGAATGCCGAGAATGCCGAGAATGCGGCCTAGTCACTCACCTGCTTGGGCTGCTGCACCTTGATGGACATCAGGGTGGCCCGATCATCCAGCACACTGAACTTGATGCGACCCATCATCTCGTTCGTCCTGGCGGTGGCACTCTTCACGCTCCTCACGCTGCCCTTCTTGAAGGACTTCTCCACCCGCAGGACGAGGGGACCCAGCGTGAACTTGGCCTTGATCGTCGAGTTGCGTCCCTCGGCATCGCTGATCACCTTGACATTTCCCACCCGCTTCAGGGATGCCAGTCCGGATAGTCTGCCCTCGGCCTTCTGCAGCTTCTCCACTGCTCCACTTCCCGCTTTGCTGGTGCCCGCTGGCTGATTGTAGTTTCCTGATTTCAGGCTCGACGCCTTTTTCGTGTTCTGCTTGTTCGAGGACTTCTTTTGGCCCGTTTTTGCGCCCGCAACGGTGCGCGTTTCCGCCTTCGGTGAtccggaatcggaatcggattcgCTGGCAGGCTCTTTGGGCCTCTTCTCCACGGCTTTGATGGCCAGCTCCGACTGTAATTGCGACAATTGCTCCTGCAGCTTCACCGCAGCCTCCCGAGCCTCCTGGTTCGAGTGGCCGGAACGGGGCTCCGAGCGCGTGTTCTTCCTGCAAAGGGGACCGAATTCGAGTTGGTGAATACGAAACAGCTTGATTGCCCCTTTGACACAGCTTTCAGCATTTACAAGGATTTTTTGAAGCTGATTTTGATTGAACTTCTTAAGCTCTTTACTTATAAAACTGACTAGATTGTAGTTGAGTTAATAAGAAGTATAATAAACTCTTTTAAGTTTCAGCCCCAAAAGTTTCGCTTGATATACATTAGCCATTCAACTGAGATTAATTTATGTAATTATTTGGAACGAAAGTTACTTACAGCTTCTTGTGACCTCCGACCTTGCTGCTAGTCGACTGCTTCTTGTTGGCGGCC
This portion of the Drosophila santomea strain STO CAGO 1482 chromosome 3L, Prin_Dsan_1.1, whole genome shotgun sequence genome encodes:
- the LOC120449702 gene encoding uncharacterized protein LOC120449702 isoform X2; protein product: MKEKLSDLKNNVIDMSTDAFQARHNHFIDAIFSRINRIVSENYDPYVVNLTGRSALPNAASGSTVKAANKKQSTSSKVGGHKKLKNTRSEPRSGHSNQEAREAAVKLQEQLSQLQSELAIKAVEKRPKEPASESDSDSGSPKAETRTVAGAKTGQKKSSNKQNTKKASSLKSGNYNQPAGTSKAGSGAVEKLQKAEGRLSGLASLKRVGNVKVISDAEGRNSTIKAKFTLGPLVLRVEKSFKKGSVRSVKSATARTNEMMGRIKFSVLDDRATLMSIKVQQPKQVEVESKDNHDRTREFVWRRTPKIAKLVNEKLKLAAESLFEPQGVEVVRL